CCCCAAATTCATCACAAATTACAAGATCCCTCCCATTCTCAAGTCTAATTTATAGGCAATATGCCTTAATTTTCTTCTCAATATCAGCCAACCAACTAACATGTATCTAAATATTTCAAATCAGGTTATTCAAGTGGAGGGTGATGATATTGATGCACATGTTCTGAAGTCCTTTTTCAATAGATCCGTTATTTACTTCTATTTTTGACAAGTGAAAGAAAACAAGAAACTCATCTTCTCAGCAAGGAAAATGAATTTGAATACTTAGTCTCCTTGTAACATGAATAAAGACATGAGCAATACTGGTATGTAaaatagagaacatatatgaaGCTGACATACGTCAGGGATTTGCCTTTGAAAACTATAGGAGGAGCAACTGCAGCTAAGATGCAGAATCCTATGTGAAGCTGTAAGCAGAACAAAGAATGAAGATGATTAGATTTCTTCCACTTCTTGAAGCATAGACTATGCAGAAGTATAATCCATTTACCAGATAAAGCATGAAAAACCATCCAAATTTCAAAGCACTTTCAGTCCTGCAAAATCGAGAAGCATATTCAAGACCAACAGTATGGCCaaataaaaagatgaaaatatGCATGCATAGTATATTTTCCTTTCACATGAATGCTTCAAAGCGTAAGGTAAAATTCAGTAGGGGCAGAGCATCTCATCAAAATTTGCCAACATCAACAATACTCTGACACTTAGATGAATAACCTATTAATTGATATGAAAAGAAgggaaaaaaaatgttcaactaaattaaatttattgatgAAAAGTCAACTTAATTGCAGTTTCTAGGTCACTTTAATTAGAACCTATTAGAGTTATTCTTAGGATGTGTTTGGATTGGAGAgtggaaaagggaaaaaaattgGAAAGTGATGTTGGTTGGACTAACGGAAAGAGaatggaaaacaaaaaaaaagtatacaaaatgtttgttagtgatttgattgatgtaatagattaaaatatttgttttaattgaaAACTTtgtaaaataactattttaccctattttaattttattttcattaataatattattactttatgattttatttatattattattactatttttaagtattattattttttattatttttacccCAAGGTTGAACCATAAATCCAGACATGACTCTGCTCTCCAAAACAAGTTCAAGTGAGTGCAcaagttataaataaataatttagtagCATAATACATTAGTGCATGGAATGGGAGCATTAAAAATTTACCTAAAAGCACGATATAATGGGCGATACCACAGAACATATGCCCCAGGAACCCCTGCTATGAAGTAGATAATGGCAAGAAACCATATTTTTACACCTACAATACAACAAACAAGGCCAGGTTCCACGGATTTACTTAGATATGTCAGATTTGTAAAAACCTAAGTAAATATTCAATGTACCTAAACTCACCTTCACCCTTAATCCAAGCTGCAGTAACAGCTATGACATTCCAAAAAAGGCACAACACTAATCCTGCACaacaaaactatttttcaatGACAGTTCAACCAAGCATTGGTTATGGGTATTAAACTACGTTATTTACAGATCAATCACAACAACATAAACATTTATTATGACcataattaattcaaaacaaATGATTGTGCTAACAACAAATAAATAGAGAATGCCTCTATCAGGTCTTTATAGATTAGTTCCAAGAATCCAGGTTAATGCTTTCATATTAATCAAAACTCCTTTCTTTTACGCCTTATTAGTTATGAAAGCGGATCGCTTTGTTTTTaatgaaaaggaaagagaaggCGGCTGTAGAGATAGAGTCTTTACGGGCCGGTAGGGCAAGTGAGACAAAGCTAGTTATTCAGAGTATCtttcttttgtgtttcattttaaaaattctgGGAgtagaaaaacacaaaaatgtCCTCAATTGCTACTTTCTAGTACAAGGTGTAAAAAATGTCATTGATGCCAATTAAAGTATAATGGATTAATTATTTACTTTACCACTCAAGTATCatcatttcataaattttacCAACAGAGTTTTTTCACTCATTTTACTATCatattcttcaatttttttgtattttatcaaTAGGTTAAATATATAATGGCATGCTAACAAATCACAGAaaaggtttttaaaaaaataaaattgaaaaataaaaaaacgaaATGATAATACCCACTACACTCccagaaaataaataaacaaagagGATAATGTACCTAATAGTGTAGTAAATGCAACATATTGCAATTTGTGTAGATGAATAGGAATTTCATTGGCAATGTCGTGATGGATTATTGGAAAAAACGGTGGCCAATTCTTCTCCTCGAGAACAATTCCAGCTGAAAAACAAAATGTAAATAGGCAGAACTTAAATTAGTGCATCGGAGACATCTATAGAATTCTGCAGTATTACCATTCCTCCACTATTCAATTGTATGGCAGCACAAACAGAAATCACAACCCCGCCCCCAGGCCGAAGACCAAAAAAACTtgcaaacaaatatttttaaagcaaacttCAAACACAGAATCAGGAAATGTAAATCACCTCGTGCAGCAGCTTCTTCTTTCCGCCTCACATCCtgaatttgataaaaaaagaaagaaataaatacATGTGAATTTCCAAGCATTTGCAGTTGACAGAAAAGTTAGTAGACAAACCTTCATGTATAAATTTAATTGAACAAATATCAGTgtgaaaattataaatactgAATAGAGGATAGCATGATTTGGTAAGGAGGCCTTATTTAAAAAGATCCATATTTTGACAGACCAACCTATTATCAATCATAACAATTTCAGATGCTTTCATCATATTAATATCCAACTTCAGGTAATATAATCAATCAGATTCAGTTCAAATTCTTGATTTGTGGAGGcataaatatataagaaattattCACTTACTCTAGGAGTAAGTGTTGGACACCCTAAACTCAATAAATTATATGGTACGAACTCAACAAAGCAAACCATTAAATCATACGATATTGTTATTATCTTGGTAATCATGCATATCAAATTTTAGATTAATTGAAATCCCATTCTATACCTGTTCCCTTCGTCTCAATTCAGCTTCCTTAGATTGAAGTTCCTTGTCCTTCTTCTTCAAATCCTAAGGTTTAAAGAGATCCTAATTAGCAAAAGCATGACTAATACTTGCAACACCACATTAGAAATGAGAAAAGAATTGAGGATTTCATCAACCTCAACTTTATACATACCGTTGATGAATCAAGAGGTATATCAACTGTCGCACCAAAGCCGTAATTATAATCAACAGGCTCTGGCTTAAGAGGTGAAAGCCTTGAGTTTGTTGCTGCAGGAACACTTCCAGGATTCTAACAGTTTAAAAACATTACAACACTTTAAGTAAGTCAGAAGATTTATAGCCTTTTATCACTAAATGATACATAATTTACTtcataatgaataaataaattaaatccgGCCATGAACCTAGACTCTAGAGTTAAGATAGAAAAGGATGTTGCCAAGACAAGGtagtaaaaatttgatttcccTCCCATTATATGGATAAGATAATGTATTATCACAACACGATGAATGTGGGAGGAGAGGCCAGCAGGGTCATGCTCCCTCCCACCAGCCCCCAGCACACCTCTTCCTTTTCCTCCATAATTATGCTATCAAATGTTTCACTAGTAATCACAACATCTAAATTTTCCTCTCATATCAGTCCCTTCCACGTTAAGAAAAAATGTCAATATCATAATCATGCACCTTCACACAACatagtttttttatatcaaaatcATTATTGCACTTAGTTATTTTGTGATCTGTAGAGAGAGTAGAGACCTTTGGTAATATCTAGTGGGTTTATAATACTTCTCAAGTCTTCACAAACCTCTAATTAGACACACCGACTTTAAGAAACACAGTATCGGTATCTGCATCTGCAAGTAAATCTCAAGAACATGTAAAAAATTCGTCCATCCATGTTCAGCTTAGTTATAAAGGTACTTCTCAAGGCCAAAACATAatgaaaaaaaacacaaaaccCAAAATGAAGAAGCAGAGAAAAAAAACTACGACAACCACAAAACAGAAACACACACAGACACTAACAAACAACCCCCAAAACCGGTTTCCTAAACCACATCAATTATAGTATTAAACAAGTCAACCGAAAACCGACAACAGAAACAACAATTCGCAATCAAGAATTTTGACCAAAATAGGACGCTGAAACATCCTCCGAACAGGATCAAATCAATTTCCACACAAAACTGCAAACCCAGTACACAAAATCTCAACTTTGAGCGAAAAAAACCGGCAGTGAAAGGACTTACAGAGAAGGGGTTAACTTCTTCCTCGTCGAAGGGGTTACTATCATAACGACCAGCCATGAGAATTGGAATGCAGGGATCTGGTCTCTGCAGAGACCAAGGTCAAATGGGTAATTAAAAAGAAAGGATTTGTGGAGCGGTGAGATTTGAAAGTGTAGAACTTGTTACAGAATGGGAAGGTAAAGTAAGAAGGGTTGCAAAAGAAGGGGAAAATTCCAGCTACAGACACAAAGGAAATGTCTTTGGTCAGCCTAATGCAGAAGACTCTGTTTTCAACTTAGCTTTCTCATTGTATATATAATtggaaaatttgaaatttgaatgaaaaaaacagagaagatgaaAAGTTTAAACTTGCTAATattggaattttttttccattaatgtgcaattaataatattatgaaagtTCTTTTATTCACTTAATTAGATacttataataattttgttgttctttaagtatctattttaaaatttacatatggattaattttttttttagttctaATAGCATTCTAATCCATGGTTAAAAGAAAAAAGGTAATCAATCTATTTTGTCCAAATATGCTATGTTGGAAACAAgacaaaaatttcaaattgtGTATTTGGCTTTTCCTGTTAGAAACAatccaaaatttcaaaattaggGTTCCCTCACATCCTCCATAACTCTAATTCAAAATCATCTCAATTTCTAGTGGCTATTTGCAGAGGGAGGATGGTTATTGGTCGTTAAAGAAGAGAATATTCATTATAACGAATTCCAGAAAGACCAATAAAAAACATACAAGGTAAacataaataaacaataaaattttacaataaattaataatcatCAATCTTTTGCTACTGTTATATTTCAAAtactaaaatagaaaatttgtaaaatataatCAGAATACAACGTAATTACCACTGAAATTTTGTGATATTAAAATCTAATAAATTTGAACAATCTACATTATCATAAGAGTAAGCTATTAAAGTTTATATATCTGAAAATTCATTTCAATCCAAAAGAGAAGTTCAAATAACAGTTGTGCCTCCAAATATTAAGTTTGAAATAACCATTTGGcataaaattatcataaaatcAACCAAACAAGTTTACAATTTAAGGCATGGCAACATTCAAATATTTCATTCAACTTTCTATTACTTCTCAAAACTCAAATAATTCAACAAATCTAccaatttattttcaaaaataacatGCAATTTGAAATACAATTTATATTCTGGTAGAAATTCTAAAGATATTTTCGTATTCTGAATTGTTTGTAATTCAGAAAACACCTTctaaattttacataaaaaaagataaattaaacttaaaaaaaaaaagtataaaaactTAGAAAAAAGGTACGAATATGAAAGGAAGAAAAAACCCTCATATCACACTCtcatcctttttttttcaaaggcAAAACAACTATCATACTTgaataaacataaaattaatacaCGTCCTTCACGCATTACttgtataaaattaaattataaaaaaatataaattgaatcatattttttaaaattaattcacaCTTATTTATTACACAAAACACCATTCCTTACCAATCAGAACtctaaaaagaaataaagatttAAATTCACTTATAATTCCTATGATTCTACAAATGTgtaattttgatttatgtgATCAAGTTTTCTAAAATTGAACAATTCTGGTCTACTTTTAATAGATCATTTAATTATTAAGACAAATATTCACCTATTCATTAGAATAACATGCattaaaatttgttattaaaCCTTTAAATATCTATGAGAAATTAGTGAAGGACCAAatattcaattaaatatttatagagACAAAAACATATATTCACGAAAACTGAATTtaagtaaaaattatatttcgtATGTTAAGGAAAGACTTTCCATTCTAACCATacatcaaatttttttataatgaagttTTATGTTTTTCCTATGACATTAAAAATTGTATTGTAGTTGATTATGAAGTTGCAAAATTAGTTTTTGGGAGATTAGATTTAAGTAGAGACATCTGCAAATTCATTAATTGTGACAAATGCACCCAATTTATTAGGAAACtgtttttagttaatataaagTTGTAGTATAAAATGCACATGCTTGTTTACTATCcttatattctttttatttaactaaattgaaaaaaaaaggaacatGTTTATCAATGTGTATTTAAGAAAACATCAAaagaattatatattaataattttgggTATGAAAACACATTAAATATAGATTCTGAATttataaatacattaaataGACATGTGAACCATTATGTTCATGGAAATAGTCTCCTAACAAAATAGGAGTGTGTGTGGCACGACATTATAGATTTTTAGGGAACTTGTCTGGCTAAGAGAAATGGAAGGAAGTGAGGGCAATATTACCCATAGAAAAGGAGTTCCGggtaatttacttttttaattttaagtaaaaaaaatatgtaaactaCTTGCGTTttggaaaaaattaaaataaaatattttgtaaaaataaataattaagtttaaaaaaaaaagaatattttagtctaaaataattttaaaatttattcaaataaatttaaattttaatattaattattgggGGTAAAAatcttttcataaaaaaaactttagaaGTGATAAATAATTCAGGGAAATGAATGTTAAACGTAATGAAATCATTTTccactaagaaaaaaaaaatataaactatagAGATTCCCTTTCTTTCGcgaatcaaaatttaattttacttaaaGGTTTACATTAacaaccaataaaaaaataaaaaatgtcttttaaaataattatccttaatattcttataaaagATTTCATATTGAAATTCCATATTGAAATTGCGTTATCATCGATTATATCATCCTAATATTGAGATATTTCTCGAACCCTTGTGCTTAAAACCCTTATGCTTAAAACGATTTATCCTACATAATAAT
The sequence above is a segment of the Phaseolus vulgaris cultivar G19833 chromosome 2, P. vulgaris v2.0, whole genome shotgun sequence genome. Coding sequences within it:
- the LOC137811991 gene encoding secretory carrier-associated membrane protein-like, with the protein product MAGRYDSNPFDEEEVNPFSNPGSVPAATNSRLSPLKPEPVDYNYGFGATVDIPLDSSTDLKKKDKELQSKEAELRRREQDVRRKEEAAARAGIVLEEKNWPPFFPIIHHDIANEIPIHLHKLQYVAFTTLLGLVLCLFWNVIAVTAAWIKGEGVKIWFLAIIYFIAGVPGAYVLWYRPLYRAFRTESALKFGWFFMLYLLHIGFCILAAVAPPIVFKGKSLTGILSAIDVLDNHALIGIFYFIGFGLFCIETLISIWVIQQVYMYFRGSGKAAEMKREAARGALRAAI